The DNA sequence TCAAATAACGGGGTCAAAGAAGAAACAAATGTAAATgaaaattctttttatatatataaaaataatatggagAAAATGAATTTGTACGGATTAGATTTActaattaatttaaataataatttgatatataaaataaatcatgTATATAGTCTAATACAATTCTATACAATGTTGGCAAAAGATGTATTTAACGAAACATAAACGGACAAGttttttacataaataaaaaaaataaaaaaaataaaaaaaataaaaaaaataaaaatatgtatatataaataaataaatatatatatatatatatatattttttttttttatgtgtgagaattgttatatatgtttgttttttttttttttttttttatatatgattatttttttaacacaataaatatcaaaaataaaaactttattattttgtaaatgtAACAATTAAATTTGTTTATTGGTTCATTCAAAGGGTtccttatattatatatatatatgtattttttttttttttttttttttgttcaagTAATCATTTTATACtttctcattttttataataacaattcttgtgttgtaattattattttattatatattcttatttgtCTAATATCATTGCGTACAGTTATCTATGTAAACATATAAgtgttgtatatttatagctatattaaatattactCCATcatggaatatatatattgaacataacaactattatatatatatatatatagtcatACATTTTGTACAAAAAAGAAAGCCTAATACatattatcaaatatatacaaatattatattcacataaaatatttacatattatacacaaaaaaataaataaataaaaaaaaaaaaaaaaaagaacaaatatacaaataatacatatgtatataatcaacaaaaaaaatatatataatccacaaataatatataattaacaaaaaaatgcaaacatacaaaaaatatttacatacatatgtacatctatatttatattatatattccatatatCCGATATAGGGAATTCCTCTTGGAATAACTCCTGCTTATTAATGACATTCATTTCAATTTGTACTTTAGTAGGTACAttagatttattattatccatattattatgatacatAGGTGTTTTTTCATCATCTATATCAAAATAGATtatatcatcttcatcaatATCATAGTAGGGTTCACTATTTTTTTCCAAATTATCAattatattatccatatatgTAAATTCGTTTATAGGTTTAGGATCATCCATATCTATTTGTATAGAAACATCAGTATTCAACACATTCTTAATACTATTTTCACCACTTGGTATGTTACTACTAGTGTGTGTGAGATCactattattgttattttttttattccattCTTCTTTCAATTTATCTAacaattcttcttttttatttttattccaCTGTTCGCACATATTTCTATGTCTATCTAACCATTTATGGAACAAATCTAGTTGGTTGAGTATAGGATCAGTATGTGTTTGTTTTGCAATACTATTTGTTGTTGTATGTTTTGTATGATTTGTTCCAAATATTTCGTTTTCTTTTCGTTTCAACAATTCATCATAAATATCAACATGTTGATCGCTGTTTAATGAATCATTAATTAAATCAATTCcactatatatattgtttgaAACATATTTTGAATCATCCGTAGTATTAGTAATctcattaatatttttggAAACatcaaaattaatattataagtaaCCTCTTCACCATTATGTAAATCTCTATCATGAATAGATGTAATAAAAGGTTTTTCTGCCATATTAACGTCTAAAACAGGATTATTAGGTTGTATACCCTTATCCATAAAATCATCAATGATATTTTCATTAGGTAAATCCATTTGTGTACtttgtaaaatatttgaGATAAAATCCTGTTTCAATTGATTCCATTCATTATCTGTAAATTTATTGGTAGATGTGTCACTTGGTATATCACTTTGTGTATTAAATGTATCTCTTTTTGATGGTTCTAGTACCACGTCAATCAAAGTTTTGTATTTGGGTGAtttatatggatatatattatttatatcaatatCTTCATACTCGCTTTCAGAAGAAGTAATATCAGATGACGATATATCTCCAATATATGTGTAGTCATCCGATTCATCCCCCTCCATATAAATGTATGTTTTTCCTTTATATCGATCACTGGCATACGGTATGTACCTATTTTTTGATTTCGATGTAGGTATTCCATACTCTCCTTTGGGTATATCAATAACACGCAAGAGATCAATAGTAGATTTGGATTTTTTCtagaaaaatgaatatatatatataggtatataTGTAGGTATGTAGGTTTGtgaatgtatatgtatatatgtggggatattataaatatatatatatatatatagtgtatatatgtatgtatgtaatttttttgttttttttgctttttcaatataatttctcattttttattttagcaaaattttaattattttaatttttatttttaatattctaaattctctctttttttttttttttaacaaatatgtttctatatttctttttttttttttgttttttttatttttcaatataggtacatatattaaatatacataaaacatatacattTGACATACAAAtaaaccatatatatatatgcatatatatatttataaattaccTTTAGTAGAAAGTAACTCAACGCCGCGAACGCCACGCCCACCGTCAACGGGAAGGAAGAGATCGATAACATTTCAGGTAATATGGAGGTATGTGTGGGTAGTTGtcgtttttgtttttttctttgttttgGTCCTTGTTCTGGTTTTTTGGGTGGAGGAGTTGGCATTTTTTTCTCAGGAACCACTTCTTTTGATGTTTCTTCTTGTTCGCTATTATCAGGTGCAGCTGGAAGTTTTTcctctttttcttcttgttcTGTATCCTCTTCTGGAAACGGTTCTGGTTCCGGTTCCGGTTGTGGTATCTCCGGACAAAATTTCGGACGCGAAGATGTGGTAGATGTGTCATCTTCTGGGTCAGGGTTTTCATCATCAAGGGGGTTGGTGGGTTCAACACACTGTGCTTCTGGTTTGCCACTAGGGTCGTGTAGGGTTTTACATTTATTCATGTTATGTTGTAGTTCAGAAAGTAAAATAGATAccatatctttttttttccaattaTTCTTGGGTCCACATGTATCACTATCAATACAATCCTCatattcatcttttttttttaaaacttcATAATTATCTATGGATTTGTTTACATCACTTTCATTTTTCTCAAAATAACTTCTAACCTTATGAGCTATATCATATCCTTTAGAATCATGATGTACTTTATAACgttcttttatttgtttcCATTCTGtagattttttatttaaccaTTCTTTTACACATTCACATTTACCTTTACATCctttaatacatttattttctcCGTTTTCTGTACATATTTcaattttcctttttgatatataataacctTCTAAGAAATCTTGTAACCAATTCTCTAGGAATACTTTAAATGTAGtgtatttattcatatctatgctttcattataattatttagtTTACATATATCCATCTTATCATTAATAAAGGTACATTCCCATTTTTGATCTCTGACACTTTTTAAAAGACTTGattctttaaataatgaatCTTGTGTATGTTTCTCAATATACTTCCCTCTACGATTAATCATTTCGACATTAATACCAGTAGTTCTTCGATAATCTTTGCTTTTTCCATTTAAAACACTTTCCCACGTAGCTCCTTTTCCCTTAACTTCGTTACACTCCTTCGATCCACAATTAAGTCCATTCAAAGGACATGTTTTACAATACGTTGAAAGAGAAAAGGTTTTTAGGGGTTCATTAAAATCTGTATTATTTGTTTGATCACTATTACCTTGACATACTTTTCTTTGATTGAATGATTCCAAAAACTTTTTAAAAGACGAATAACcgtttttttctattatttgttcataaaaatttttataatgatgattattataattatcttttaattttggAATTTCCTTTtcatatatacttttttgtttatgaaattcttctaattttttttctatccATTGTTTATAATTTCTACATTGTTCTCCACAACGACGACAATTTAAATCTGCAAACATATCATTATGCTTAAGATATGTTTTTTCACAATCATGACCATCACCACTACAATATTGTTTATCACCATTAGGATATTTTCCACGACATTCTTTTTTAACGTTTTTTAACTTATCGTTTCTTTTTCTACAAAAATCTTCTCCCCATTCTTCTAACCAACGAAAAAATGTGGGTCTACGTGAAAATTCTTCTAATTTCGTAGCACTTGTTTCGGTTTTGGAGTTTTTATCACTATTGAATCCACCAATAAATGTGACGTTGTTGTACTTGTAGATTTCCTTGGACGTAAGGTTATGATGCGCTAATTTTATAATCTCTTTGTCCTTGGTATTATAACTTAAGGCACATATCATTCCATCCCATATATGTGGTCCATATTCTTCCCACCAAGTTTCACGTTGTTGTTCACTATTATGACCACCACTAGTAGGTTTTTCACTATTTTCGAAAACCTTATCTATATTAGGTTTTACTTTCTCCACGTCGTTACCACTACCTATATTGTTcccaaaaaatatatctctATAATCTCCAAACGTATAAAACATTTGACGCAAAAAATCATCAGGAATTGTTCCATCTTCTAATTCCTGTTGGGggttttcttcttcttcgtcGTTGTCATCCTCTTCCTGTAGTTGTGGTGCTCCCGCTCCAACACCTTGTCTCTTCGTGTTTAATTTCTTGTACCTATCCCATAGGAAGAAGGTTTCTACCGCAGCTGACTCAACAAATGCTTTGAGTAGGGGGTCAGGTTGTGACGGTGTGTCACCTTGTGGTTGTGCCTTACCATCCTCCTGTGTGTTACCACTCGCCCAATCGTGTAGTTTTCCCACATATAATCGTCGTCTCCTGGGTGGCACACAAATACTACCATCACTTTTGCCAGTGGCACCGTCCTTATCACCAGTGGTAGGAACACATTTCCAACTTGTGGGTGCCTTTGGGCCATATTTTTGGCGACAGGCATCTTCAAAATTTTTGGTGCTCTCAAATAGTGTTTTTACTATATTGCAAGCGTCTGGTAGTTGTGTCTCTGTGGTTGACGACCCCTCCTCCTTTGCCGTGTCCTCCTCGGCTACGTCGTCCTGGACGTCTTCACCATCTTCACCTTCCTCCTCCTTGTCCTCCTCTTCTTCTTCGTCTTCGCCGCCTTCTTCGTCGTAGTGGTCTTCTGAGGAGGCGTCGACTTCCTCTGGTTTTAGGGCGCGATCGGGACCTCCGGGTGTTTTTTTTGGTGGTTTTTTGGGGCATTCATTCTGTTTTTGTTGGCATTCTTTGGCAATTCCTTCTTCGTGGTCGAGCAATTTATCAAttgtattcttatttttattgtcgGCACCAGGTGTtccttcattttcttcattttcttcctCTTCCAACAGTTGCTTAATGTGTTCTATGTCCTCTGCATTCCCATAACCCTCTTGAAGACTTGTCAAAAGTACCTCTTTCTTCAAAACACCTTCAAGAGTTATATCATGCGTTCCTGGTGGAATACCTTCTTGCTTGTAAAAATGCTCTATTATTTTCCcccattcttttttttttttttgttcaaccCATTTTTGAAAACAACCACATTCTCTATTAcatttattgtttttacATCTTGTTTTCGTAccattttttaaacatttctcaagtttttttttccaatGTATGGAATCTTTCAACATATGTGCAACCcaatagtaaaaaaaatcattGTATGTCTTTTGTTTGTTCACTTTTTCTTTGCCGTCGTTATTTTCCAATATACATAATCCGCCTGCATTTTCTACCTCTTTGTGATAATCGTCTTCATAGTCTTCGTCATCTTCATCCTTACCATCTTTAACTTTCTCTACATCTTTACCTTTATAACATTTCCATTCTTGATACAGTTCCTTACTACGACTATTACTACCAGCAACAACACCGGTACCACTAACACCAGCAACACTATTTATTGTATCACCATTTGTTTCATCGCAAAAcctatttaattttttttcaatatcatCATGTCGATCACCACTATACAGGAAATTAATATCAGTATGTATTGCGCCATCTATAGGCCTATAAAGGTTTCCACTCGTGCATTTACccttttttttgtgttcCCATTCaccattattattctttttcattCCACATAGAGGACAGGGTTGGCAATATTTTGTACGacaaaatgttttattactatcatcACTATTTTTAGCACTACTACTTTTAACGGTTTTGAAATCAATTTttccttcttctttttctttaaaatttttgCATACTTCTTCTTTACTTAATAAATCCAAAAATTCACCAACGGATTCATAGCCACTATCTTTCAGtttcttataaaaaattttttcataCCCATTAACATTACTACCACCACGTGCAGCTCGTTTTGCCCTACCACCACTACTACTTGATGCTAcctttgtatatttttttatttcttcatcatatttttgtttttgtttgtcaaattgttctttttgtttttctatcCAATCAATGTAAGGATTACATGCAAAAAAACAGTCAGTGCAACCCTTACCCATACGTACTTTACCTCGTGCGTTAACTGTTTTTTCACAATCAAATCCATTACGGCTACAATATCGTTCCTTACCCTCGTAGACACCACGACATTGTTGTTCCAACTTTtctagttttttttttttttttctacaaaAGTCTTCTGCCCATTCCTCGAACCAGCGAAGAAACTGTGGCACATAGTCAAAATATGTGGGGACCTGGTCGGTATTTGAGCCGTCACACCGGCAGTTATCCTTAGCTTGAGAACAACTTCCTTTACGATCACTGCACGTTGGTCGAAAATATGAAGCATCTTTTAGGTCGTCGCTACATGTTAATGCTTTCCATACTTGGTCTCTATTAAGAGCCCACCAATCTTCTCGTAATTgataaaaattttctttatcacCTTCGTAGCGAGCTTTTACACCATTGTTCGACAATccttcatatatattctcGAAAATTTTTCTCAAATTTTCTTCTAATTTTTCTCTTTGTTTGTTTTCTTTCTTATTACCTCTATATAGATCTCTTCCTCTAACGATATCACCTATATCTGCAAAACTTCGTGCCAACTCAGTACATATTTTAGAATCAGGATTAGTTCTTTTATGTTGTGGATGATCACGTATTAATGACTGTGCCTCGTAATTTGCTGCCATACACACATCTACCAATAAATCATGCTTAGCCGTCGACGTTGctattttttccatatttttgttaCATAAATGTAATCGTCTGAGTGGAGCACAGGCTCCACCATTACTACCTTTACTATTACCATGTATTTTACTATTAGCACATTGTGCTCCTTCTTTATCGGAAAAACGGCTTACATCTTCTCCTTTTCCACTTCCATTTCCGCACGGATCATCGCGAGCAGTAACACCACCACTACCACTACCATTAATAAGTTTACTATAATCAAATATGCATGGATCTTTGGTGTAATTTAATTCCCCAATAGTAGTTGCTAGTGACAACTTTCCTTCCAATTCACCTTTATATGTTTTAGCATCATTTTTCACTTGCTCATGCACTATTTTCCCTATGCTATCCAATAAATGTTTGGCATCTTTATCATCAATACCATCCTCACCACTCCCACCCTGACGACCTCCTGGCGGCACCATTTTGTTTGTTCGTGACTACATTATGTTGTAAAtacacacatacatatacatacacattGTTTTCATGCATCTATTATTAATCTACGATAAGCATTCATGCATTGTTAACATAGTCTACcattataacataaatacataatagTGTATGGAAAACAAACAATAAGGAAGATATCaacgaaaatatatattaccatGATGCCGTGATTGTGGCTACcactattataatatattcgtGTATATGATACCGCCGCTATTATTACTATGTAGTGggtgtatattatataatggtTATCACTAACATgcagtaatattatatagtgGTATGAATTATGTggtaatatgaatattatacatcattactattaactatattattatatttttaataatacatgataataaattatatatatatatatatgatattattattatctatatcatgataatattataatatttcatactTATATCCttcacttatatatatattatttaattcatttactataatatataattattttttactatATAATTTAGTTATATTAATAGCAATATACTAACATATATAcgcttatatatatatatttttaaataatattttacattcatgtaattattatatatatttttttttaaaaaattaaatatagaataataaattaaaacattttacCAAAAACTATGAAACATAACatgttatatttaatgtagatttttatttatataatcctatatatattatataaaatagaaaaaatatatatatataacaaaaatttaAGAACTATAATCgcagaacatatatatatattatttttatactaatttataatcatttatcTATTTGTtattgaattatttatatattttttcccctATATGATAgataagaaaaaggaaatattacCTTTCTATCTATATTATCTACCATATAtctatgaaaataaatacatatatacaatatatatatatatatatatatttttagtattttatcatattgaAAGTAGTAtactataaatattaatttttgttattatataatatagtttataaaatattataatatataatgtattatataatatatatgtacaacatcaaaaaaaaagaaagaaataaaaaaaaagtagaaaaaaacaaataacataaaaagaaaattaaggTGAACAATGAtgcatgtatatatatatatatatatatatataatggtataattatatatatattcatatatattgtgtTAATGAAATGTACATTTTCTCTACGTTAATATTGATCAAATTATCAAAAacattttacaaatataatactattatctaaatatatagatttcaatacttatatattactAATATGGTTAAACTATTTATTAAAgtatacattaatatatgtataaaaaaaaatataacctTTAATAATGcaaaatacatattatttatttagaatacatatatatattgaacatATTTCTAGAGagaatgtatataatatatatataggatgCATACATAATTCAAATACAAtacatatacaatatataaatatatatataataatcagataatatacatacatatatgtagaataaatttatttatactccaaataataatatttctatatatatttgtaatatagagataacaaaaaaagaatattaataaataaaattgaaaaaaaaggatgttataataactatagatattattatgtttttattttatttttatatatattgtatatttacTATTCTTATGAAAggcatattattaattatgtattttgtatatatatatccacacAAATACATAAACCTCATCCCTAAAACATAtctatatgaacatatatatatatataccaaaaATCAGATAGACTTATATGCATGCATTCACATGCCAACATACACTGAACAATCTTTCTAACTATATACCCTTGGTTACACtcaaaatacatatataaatagagaAATACAAGTACATATCAAAccaatataacatatataaatatacaaataattatatatctataattaTCTTCCAATCTACATAAATTTCATGTATAATGtatcaatataaatatgatttatGGTAATATATGTGATGGTAACATATGTTatgctatatatatatatatatatatatatttctctaTCGtaatgtacaaaaaaaaggaaaaaaattttgtatGAAACCTTGAAAGcagtattataaaaaaggatgAAATATTCctaaatcatataataaaggaATATGGTCTAGTTTGTCTATACGTTTTACAAAAATTGTATGAGAAGATTTGAATCCATATTTtacatgatatatatattaagaataataattaaaaaaaatatatatatatttatatatatataatttgatcatgtattaaaattgattcataatatttgttaGGTTCCCAACAATACGCAgaacatattatttaatcatactatatatatctgAATATATTTGCTTATTAGTAATTTGTTTAAGTATAGCAAAAATTTCATGTCTGTGCTTTtgttataacatatatattgcttataaatttatatattttatattgcaAGAAAAActatataaatgtatgtatctataatatgttcattatttttttattatgaatgTTTACTTGATAGTAATATTTAttcttcaaaatatatattattactttaaaaataacataaaaaaaaaaataattatatatatatatatatatatatatatatgaatatattaaaaaaacaaaagtgaaaaaatataataatatatgtttcaaattaatatatatacataccttttttcatatatatatataattttattctccaaataaatttaaacatcaacatgaatatatatatatatatatataacatatatttttcttttctttaaatttaaatataaaattcgtacttttatattcaaaatatttatatttcaattatgatatattttatatatgtacatacagtggtaaatatatatatatatatatatatatatatatatattatgtgcaTACATtccattttaataatactttGATGTGAGTACTATTATTAAGCTGCCCCAGTAGCCCAGTCGTTAGGTATGTAGCTTTCCTTGTGAGAACGTTGGTTCGACTCCGCTTGCCGACAATTTCCTGAGAAAAGTTGCAGACCGAGCTACTGAGTTTACTCGGAGGGGGGTGGcgcaatttttttataaaattttttatatattaaatattataataccttaaatatatttttattttatataaatttatctttatattattttatatattctataatttatatatttttcaaaaaataaatgaaaaaaaataagaaattttaattgtatttattaaaacatatatgatatatacaatgtgaataattaatttaattaaataaataaattgtcatatatatgtatttttttatttttttgaatatgataaatatttttctaatatatatattttaatatcacaagtaattttataacaaatatattttttaatacatatgtTTGTTTTGAtaagtatttttatattgtatgtattcatttatatatatatatatatatatttttaatatataatctaCATATGTATGTTTGTTTGTCTATTTGTTTCGATAGGTactcatttatatataaatataatcaatatgtatttttataaatagatTCGATCTATCGATTATTCTTcttgttttgttttaaatatcataaaagggaaaaaaataaaaaagaacaatattaaatcttaatattaatactatcaaaaaataaaactgaTAGTTATACTACTATTAGTActtctaataatattaatagtagtattaataacaaataataacaataatacaaataataaaatattattatattcaattttttcaagtagcttatatttttaatctaaataatattaactaCTATAgtcattaaaataaatatatataacactacatatatttatgtaacactatagatatatatatacgactgtatataataagaccacagtattaaaaaatataatataacacaaTATAatcatgttatatatatgtactaataatataatataatttataacactaaaaattaaatacataaaaaaatacataaaaaatacgcaaataaaaaatataatataatttacaaataaaaaataaaatccaAAAATAAACTCCACAAAAGTAatcaacaaataaaaaaaaatatattccacAAATAAAatcaacaaataaaaaatataaatcaaacAAACAtccacatatatttatatatcccaCACATCTCCTATAGGATATTTCTCTTTCACCAATTTGGTATTTACATCCATTTCAATTTGTACATTGGTGGGGTTGGTGGGGGTATCCACAAAATTAGTGTCACCCACTTGGTTTTGGTTTTGGTGGTTTGGGTTGATGTTATTTTCCACAAGGTTGAGGTTGGGGTTTTGGTTTCCCATAAGGTTTGGGTTAGACCGTAAGGTTAGGTTGGGGTTACTATCCACACATGTAAActgatttatatatttaggaTTACCCATATCTATTTGAATAGAAACATCACTATTTAAAACATGATTATCACTAGGTATGTCACCAGGTTTATTATCACTATGTATGTTGTCACTTAGTTTACCACTATTAGTATCTTTATTCcattcttcttttaatttatctaaTAATCCCTCCTTATTATTCCACTTTTTGCACATGTCTCTATGTCTATCTAACCATTTATGGAACAAATCTAATTGGTTGTGTATGGGGTCGTCACGTGCAGGTTTGGCGACGTTTTGTGTACTCGTACGTTTTGTATGATGTTTTGTTccaaataattcattttcttttctttttagcacttcatcatatatatcaatatgttGATTACCACTTAATGTGTCATTAATTAAATCGATACCagaatatacattattatcaCGATTAATTGGAATATCATCCATACTATTAGTactcatattaatat is a window from the Plasmodium falciparum 3D7 genome assembly, chromosome: 4 genome containing:
- a CDS encoding erythrocyte membrane protein 1, PfEMP1 is translated as MVPPGGRQGGSGEDGIDDKDAKHLLDSIGKIVHEQVKNDAKTYKGELEGKLSLATTIGELNYTKDPCIFDYSKLINGSGSGGVTARDDPCGNGSGKGEDVSRFSDKEGAQCANSKIHGNSKGSNGGACAPLRRLHLCNKNMEKIATSTAKHDLLVDVCMAANYEAQSLIRDHPQHKRTNPDSKICTELARSFADIGDIVRGRDLYRGNKKENKQREKLEENLRKIFENIYEGLSNNGVKARYEGDKENFYQLREDWWALNRDQVWKALTCSDDLKDASYFRPTCSDRKGSCSQAKDNCRCDGSNTDQVPTYFDYVPQFLRWFEEWAEDFCRKKKKKLEKLEQQCRGVYEGKERYCSRNGFDCEKTVNARGKVRMGKGCTDCFFACNPYIDWIEKQKEQFDKQKQKYDEEIKKYTKVASSSSGGRAKRAARGGSNVNGYEKIFYKKLKDSGYESVGEFLDLLSKEEVCKNFKEKEEGKIDFKTVKSSSAKNSDDSNKTFCRTKYCQPCPLCGMKKNNNGEWEHKKKGKCTSGNLYRPIDGAIHTDINFLYSGDRHDDIEKKLNRFCDETNGDTINSVAGVSGTGVVAGSNSRSKELYQEWKCYKGKDVEKVKDGKDEDDEDYEDDYHKEVENAGGLCILENNDGKEKVNKQKTYNDFFYYWVAHMLKDSIHWKKKLEKCLKNGTKTRCKNNKCNRECGCFQKWVEQKKKKEWGKIIEHFYKQEGIPPGTHDITLEGVLKKEVLLTSLQEGYGNAEDIEHIKQLLEEEENEENEGTPGADNKNKNTIDKLLDHEEGIAKECQQKQNECPKKPPKKTPGGPDRALKPEEVDASSEDHYDEEGGEDEEEEEDKEEEGEDGEDVQDDVAEEDTAKEEGSSTTETQLPDACNIVKTLFESTKNFEDACRQKYGPKAPTSWKCVPTTGDKDGATGKSDGSICVPPRRRRLYVGKLHDWASGNTQEDGKAQPQGDTPSQPDPLLKAFVESAAVETFFLWDRYKKLNTKRQGVGAGAPQLQEEDDNDEEEENPQQELEDGTIPDDFLRQMFYTFGDYRDIFFGNNIGSGNDVEKVKPNIDKVFENSEKPTSGGHNSEQQRETWWEEYGPHIWDGMICALSYNTKDKEIIKLAHHNLTSKEIYKYNNVTFIGGFNSDKNSKTETSATKLEEFSRRPTFFRWLEEWGEDFCRKRNDKLKNVKKECRGKYPNGDKQYCSGDGHDCEKTYLKHNDMFADLNCRRCGEQCRNYKQWIEKKLEEFHKQKSIYEKEIPKLKDNYNNHHYKNFYEQIIEKNGYSSFKKFLESFNQRKVCQGNSDQTNNTDFNEPLKTFSLSTYCKTCPLNGLNCGSKECNEVKGKGATWESVLNGKSKDYRRTTGINVEMINRRGKYIEKHTQDSLFKESSLLKSVRDQKWECTFINDKMDICKLNNYNESIDMNKYTTFKVFLENWLQDFLEGYYISKRKIEICTENGENKCIKGCKGKCECVKEWLNKKSTEWKQIKERYKVHHDSKGYDIAHKVRSYFEKNESDVNKSIDNYEVLKKKDEYEDCIDSDTCGPKNNWKKKDMVSILLSELQHNMNKCKTLHDPSGKPEAQCVEPTNPLDDENPDPEDDTSTTSSRPKFCPEIPQPEPEPEPFPEEDTEQEEKEEKLPAAPDNSEQEETSKEVVPEKKMPTPPPKKPEQGPKQRKKQKRQLPTHTSILPEMLSISSFPLTVGVAFAALSYFLLKKKSKSTIDLLRVIDIPKGEYGIPTSKSKNRYIPYASDRYKGKTYIYMEGDESDDYTYIGDISSSDITSSESEYEDIDINNIYPYKSPKYKTLIDVVLEPSKRDTFNTQSDIPSDTSTNKFTDNEWNQLKQDFISNILQSTQMDLPNENIIDDFMDKGIQPNNPVLDVNMAEKPFITSIHDRDLHNGEEVTYNINFDVSKNINEITNTTDDSKYVSNNIYSGIDLINDSLNSDQHVDIYDELLKRKENEIFGTNHTKHTTTNSIAKQTHTDPILNQLDLFHKWLDRHRNMCEQWNKNKKEELLDKLKEEWNKKNNNNSDLTHTSSNIPSGENSIKNVLNTDVSIQIDMDDPKPINEFTYMDNIIDNLEKNSEPYYDIDEDDIIYFDIDDEKTPMYHNNMDNNKSNVPTKVQIEMNVINKQELFQEEFPISDIWNI